One genomic window of Salvelinus namaycush isolate Seneca chromosome 22, SaNama_1.0, whole genome shotgun sequence includes the following:
- the ccdc85a gene encoding coiled-coil domain-containing protein 85A has translation MEKGTQPQLMAKSAESPAEELSKISDGELVKWRKEELVRRLRRAEAEKMGVMLDHGNLIREVNRRLQQHLTEIRGLKDVNQKLQEDNQELRDLCCFLDDDRQKGKRVSREWQRLGRYSAGLMRKEVSLYLHKLKELEQRQGEVIRENLELKELCILLDEERGGGGGAVQGAGCRSSIDSQSSLSQTREAITCLLRDVGDGSSNSSAGSTDNPDQPHHKPPTQGSGLGSNPGSNHDKPEGPGPESTGRRHSSTPDYHTFPQACRPRGGSLTIPDPRGLRGPCSPEKHCKSPTRLEAEAQSKPSSADMLAQKQLLGAGKGLGPNQGPGQSSPDLSQRHRGNPVVVGAGCGSPEAKQALPGTPEHLRKGRVIVGSPEVLRHQNLHHSPSSEHGKGRYGSSPPAGREGVQRRTTGDELSPHHRSIYNGMNALMPPDPDKPPSYMLQ, from the exons ATGGAGAAGGGGACGCAGCCCCAGCTGATGGCCAAGAGCGCAGAGAGTCCGGCGGAGGAACTCTCCAAGATAAGCGACGGGGAGCTGGTGAAGTGGAGGAAAGAGGAGCTGGTGCGGCGGTTACGGAGGGCAGAAGCCGAGAAGATGGGCGTCATGCTTGACCACGGAAATTTGATCCGGGAGGTGAACCGGCGACTCCAGCAGCACCTGACAGAGATCCGGGGTTTGAAG gacgTGAACCAGAAGCTGCAGGAGGATAACCAAGAGCTGCGGGACCTGTGCTGTTTCCTTGATGACGACCGTCAGAAGGGCAAGCGTGTGTCTCGGGAGTGGCAGCGCCTGGGACGCTACAGCGCCGGCCTCATGAGAAAAGAGGTGTCCCTTTACCTGCACAAACTGAAGGAGCTCGAGCAGCGCCAGGGAGAGGTGATCAGAGAGAACCTGGAGCTTAAGGAGCTGTGTATCCTACTGgacgaggagaggggaggagggggaggagcagTGCAGGGTGCAGGGTGCAGAAGTTCCATCGACAGCCAGAGTAGTCTGTCTCAAACTAGGGAGGCTATAACGTGCCTGCTCCGAGACGTGGGGGATGGGAGCAGCAACTCCAGCGCGGGGAGCACGGACAACCCCGACCAGCCCCATCACAAGCCCCCTACCCAGGGCTCTGGTCTGGGCTCCAACCCTGGCTCCAACCATGACAAACCAGAGGGCCCAGGCCCAGAGTCTACAGGCCGTCGCCACAGCTCCACCCCAGACTACCACACCTTCCCCCAGGCCTGCAGGCCCCGCGGGGGGTCCCTCACCATCCCTGACCCCAGGGGCCTCCGGGGGCCCTGCAGCCCAGAGAAACACTGCAAATCCCCTACTAGACTGGAGGCCGAGGCTCAGTCCAAACCCAGCAGTGCTGACATGCTGGCCCAGAAACAGCTCTTGGGGGCTGGGAAAGGGCTAGGGCCAAACCAGGGTCCGGGTCAGTCAAGTCCAGACCTCTCACAGAGACACAGGGGTAATCCGGTCGTGGTTGGGGCTGGATGTGGGAGCCCTGAGGCCAAACAGGCACTGCCGGGGACACCAGAGCATCTGAGGAAGGGTCGGGTGATAGTGGGGAGCCCTGAAGTGTTACGACACCAGAACCTCCACCATAGCCCCAGTTCAGAGCACGGGAAGGGGAGGTACGGCAGCAGCCCCCCAGCAGGCAGGGAGGGGGTACAGAGGAGGACCACTGGAGACGAGTTGTCCCCTCACCACCGCAGCATCTACAACGGCATGAACG